A single region of the Streptomyces sp. ITFR-16 genome encodes:
- a CDS encoding protein phosphatase 2C domain-containing protein, producing MRIELATAAGVPGRPNEDWAATVLPASGQGGGLVLLDGVTPPRGDDGCVHSVPWFTARLGGSLVELSGSRRDLTLQEILAESIRRTADTHRSLCDLSHVRTPQATVVLVRWDDEEIEHLVLSDSVLLFESPAGDVRALLDDRLDRLPPGSLASDEIADSLVRNKEGGFFTAAADPAAAERAVTGRTPRAGVRAVAAMTDGASRWTEMFGEGDWTACLGVLHKEGPQGLIDRVRALELADTDRVRLRRSKTHDDATAVYAQL from the coding sequence ATGCGCATCGAACTCGCGACCGCCGCCGGAGTTCCCGGCCGTCCGAACGAGGACTGGGCGGCCACCGTCCTGCCCGCCTCCGGTCAGGGCGGAGGGCTCGTCCTGCTCGACGGGGTCACCCCGCCGCGGGGCGACGACGGCTGTGTGCACTCGGTTCCCTGGTTCACCGCGCGGCTGGGCGGCTCCCTGGTCGAACTGTCGGGTTCGCGCCGGGATCTGACCTTGCAGGAGATTCTGGCGGAGTCCATCCGGCGCACCGCCGACACGCACCGTTCCCTCTGTGACCTTTCTCACGTACGCACGCCACAGGCGACCGTGGTCCTGGTGCGTTGGGACGACGAGGAGATCGAACACCTGGTGCTGTCCGACTCGGTGCTCCTGTTCGAGTCCCCGGCGGGCGATGTCAGGGCCCTGCTGGACGACCGGCTCGACCGGCTGCCGCCGGGCTCCCTGGCCTCCGACGAGATCGCGGACTCGCTGGTGCGGAACAAGGAGGGCGGCTTCTTCACGGCCGCCGCCGACCCGGCCGCGGCGGAGCGCGCGGTGACGGGACGGACGCCGCGCGCGGGGGTGCGGGCGGTCGCCGCGATGACGGACGGGGCGAGCCGCTGGACGGAGATGTTCGGCGAGGGCGACTGGACGGCCTGTCTCGGCGTGCTGCACAAGGAGGGGCCGCAGGGGCTGATCGACCGGGTCCGGGCCCTGGAGCTCGCGGACACGGACCGTGTCCGGCTGCGGCGGAGCAAGACGCACGACGACGCGACGGCGGTGTACGCCCAGCTGTGA
- a CDS encoding MarR family winged helix-turn-helix transcriptional regulator, producing the protein MRGVDVHGSESGSEPGAIGGSGVDHEFLALERELAVFLRRARANSGEMAREVHPELEAAAYGLFVRLESAGRQRATDLASYFGVGKATMSRQLRALETLGLVAREPDPADGRAFLVHLTDEGLARFRSVRDARRDRYVRKLADWDRAEVAELARLLHHLNARAED; encoded by the coding sequence ATGAGGGGTGTTGACGTGCACGGGAGCGAAAGCGGGAGTGAACCCGGCGCAATCGGGGGAAGTGGTGTGGACCACGAGTTCCTGGCCCTGGAAAGGGAGTTGGCGGTCTTCCTGCGCCGCGCGCGGGCGAACTCCGGTGAGATGGCCCGCGAGGTGCACCCCGAGCTGGAGGCGGCCGCCTACGGACTCTTCGTGCGCCTCGAATCGGCCGGCCGTCAGCGGGCCACCGACCTCGCCTCGTACTTCGGCGTGGGCAAGGCCACCATGAGCCGTCAACTGCGCGCCCTGGAAACACTCGGACTGGTGGCGCGCGAGCCCGATCCGGCCGACGGGCGGGCCTTCCTCGTCCACCTCACCGACGAGGGGCTGGCCCGCTTCCGCAGCGTCCGCGATGCCCGCCGCGACCGCTATGTCCGCAAGCTCGCCGACTGGGACCGCGCCGAGGTGGCGGAACTGGCCCGGCTGCTGCACCACTTGAACGCGCGCGCGGAGGACTGA
- a CDS encoding lysozyme — translation MPVHRSGSKTARRSRFAAAGTLLAALSLLITLPGAAQASGGDPTKPARGTATMGMGVVAHDGRGGLPADTRAVQTEGVDVSSHQGNVAWPTLWNSGVKWAYTKATEGTYYTNPYFAQQYNGSYNVGMIRGSYHFATPDTTSGAVQANYFVDHGGGWSKDGKTLPGVLDIEWNPYGAQCYGKTAAAMVSWIRDFVNTYKARTGRDAVIYTATSWWKDCTGNNAGFAATNPLWVARYNTTVGELPAGWGFYTIWQYTSTGPTVGDHNHFNGALDRVQALANG, via the coding sequence ATGCCCGTGCACAGATCCGGCTCCAAGACAGCCCGCCGTTCGCGCTTCGCCGCGGCGGGAACTCTGCTCGCAGCCCTCTCCCTCCTCATCACCCTCCCCGGCGCCGCGCAGGCGTCCGGCGGCGATCCCACGAAGCCCGCCCGGGGCACCGCCACGATGGGCATGGGCGTCGTCGCCCACGACGGCCGGGGCGGACTGCCCGCCGACACCCGCGCCGTGCAGACCGAGGGCGTGGACGTCAGCAGCCACCAGGGCAACGTCGCCTGGCCGACGCTCTGGAACAGCGGTGTGAAGTGGGCCTACACCAAGGCCACCGAGGGGACGTACTACACGAACCCCTACTTCGCGCAGCAGTACAACGGCTCCTACAACGTGGGCATGATCCGCGGCTCGTACCACTTCGCCACGCCGGACACCACGAGCGGCGCCGTCCAGGCCAACTACTTCGTGGACCACGGCGGCGGCTGGTCCAAGGACGGCAAGACCCTGCCGGGCGTGCTCGACATCGAGTGGAACCCGTACGGCGCCCAGTGCTACGGCAAGACCGCGGCCGCGATGGTCTCCTGGATCCGCGACTTCGTGAACACCTACAAGGCCCGCACCGGACGGGACGCGGTGATCTACACCGCGACCAGCTGGTGGAAGGACTGCACGGGCAACAACGCGGGCTTCGCCGCCACGAACCCGCTCTGGGTGGCCCGGTACAACACGACCGTCGGCGAACTCCCGGCCGGCTGGGGCTTCTACACGATCTGGCAGTACACCTCGACCGGCCCCACGGTCGGCGACCACAACCACTTCAACGGCGCCCTCGACCGCGTCCAGGCCCTGGCCAACGGCTAG
- a CDS encoding polysaccharide deacetylase family protein encodes METTAPGSARSDAGSDAKGSFGSVDCRKAKCIALTFDAGPAEDTPHLLDILKEKKVHATFFLLGKNHVRKHPGTVRRIEAEGHEVANHTWSHEILTDKKPAEIRAELEKTQDAIEEITGKKPRLMRPPQGRTDDTVSGISKDLGLSQILWSATAKDYSTTDSALIKKRILDQASRDGIILLHDIYKGTVPAVPGIIDALQKQGYTLVTVPQLMAPAEPVPGTIYRP; translated from the coding sequence ATGGAGACCACCGCCCCCGGCTCCGCGCGCTCCGACGCCGGCTCGGACGCCAAGGGCTCGTTCGGCTCCGTGGACTGCCGCAAGGCGAAGTGCATAGCGCTGACCTTCGACGCCGGCCCGGCCGAGGACACCCCGCACCTGCTGGACATCCTCAAGGAGAAGAAGGTCCACGCGACCTTCTTCCTGCTGGGCAAGAACCACGTCAGGAAGCACCCCGGCACGGTGCGCCGCATCGAGGCCGAGGGCCACGAGGTCGCCAACCACACCTGGTCGCACGAGATCCTCACGGACAAGAAGCCGGCCGAGATACGGGCCGAGCTGGAGAAGACGCAGGACGCCATAGAGGAGATCACCGGCAAGAAGCCGCGGCTGATGCGCCCGCCGCAGGGCCGCACGGACGACACCGTCTCCGGGATCAGCAAGGACCTCGGGCTCTCCCAGATCCTGTGGAGCGCCACCGCCAAGGACTACTCGACGACCGACTCCGCGCTGATCAAGAAGCGGATACTCGACCAGGCGAGCCGGGACGGCATCATCCTGCTGCACGACATCTACAAGGGCACGGTGCCCGCGGTGCCCGGCATCATCGACGCACTGCAGAAGCAGGGCTACACCCTGGTGACGGTGCCCCAGCTGATGGCTCCGGCCGAGCCCGTCCCGGGGACCATCTACCGCCCGTAG
- the lon gene encoding endopeptidase La, whose amino-acid sequence MATESNAVTPLTLPVLPLDDEVVLPGMVVPLDLSDTDVRAAVEAAQAAAREGGGKPEVLLVPRIDGTYTGIGVIGTVEQVGRLSDGDPGALIRGRGRVRIGAGTSGPGAALWVEGTRVDVSVPEPLPGAAAELVKEYKALATSWLKKRGAWQVVDRVQQIEDVSALADNSGYSPFLTTAQKVQLLETAEPVARLKLAIQWLGEHLAEQDVAESIAKDVQEGVDKQQREFLLRRQLDAVRKELSELNGDPEDESDDYRARVEAADLPEHVREAALKEVDKLERSSDQSPEGSWIRTWLDTVLELPWTERTEDAYDIRGAQEILDAEHAGLQDVKERITEYLAVRKRRADRGLGVVGGRRGGAVLALVGPPGVGKTSLGESVAHAMGRKFVRVALGGVRDEAEIRGHRRTYVGALPGRIVRAIKEAGSMNPVVLLDEIDKVGSDFRGDPAAALLEVLDPAQNHTFRDHYLEVELDLSDVVFLATANVLEAIPEALLDRMELVRLDGYTEDEKVVIARDHLLPRQLERAGLEKDEVTLDESALRKLAGEYTREAGVRNLERAVARLLRKVAAQHELGDRALPFTVTEDDLRGLIGRPHHVPESAQDPAERRTAVPGVATGLAVTGAGGDVLFVEASLADPETGASGLTLTGQLGDVMKESAQIALSFLRSHGAELELPVADLKDRGAHIHFPAGAVPKDGPSAGITMTTALASLLSGRLVRTDVAMTGEVSLTGRVLPIGGLKQKLLAAHRAGITTVVIPKRNEADLDDVPAEVLETLEVHPVTDVRQVLEIALAPAEAPAERRIPAAA is encoded by the coding sequence CCGACACAGATGTACGTGCCGCCGTCGAGGCCGCACAGGCCGCCGCCCGCGAGGGCGGTGGCAAGCCCGAGGTGCTGCTCGTCCCGCGCATCGACGGCACCTACACCGGGATCGGTGTCATCGGGACCGTCGAGCAGGTCGGACGGCTCTCGGACGGTGACCCCGGCGCGCTCATCCGCGGGCGCGGCCGGGTGCGGATCGGGGCCGGCACCAGCGGGCCGGGCGCCGCGCTCTGGGTGGAAGGGACCCGGGTCGACGTCTCCGTCCCCGAGCCGCTCCCCGGAGCCGCCGCCGAGCTGGTCAAGGAGTACAAGGCGCTGGCCACCAGCTGGCTGAAGAAGCGCGGTGCCTGGCAGGTCGTGGACCGGGTCCAGCAGATCGAGGACGTCTCGGCGCTCGCCGACAATTCCGGGTACTCGCCCTTCCTCACCACCGCGCAGAAGGTGCAGCTGCTGGAGACCGCAGAACCGGTGGCCCGGCTGAAGCTGGCCATCCAGTGGCTCGGTGAGCACCTCGCCGAGCAGGACGTCGCCGAGTCCATCGCCAAGGACGTCCAGGAGGGCGTCGACAAGCAGCAGCGCGAATTCCTGCTGCGGCGCCAGCTCGACGCCGTGCGCAAGGAGCTGTCGGAGCTCAATGGCGACCCGGAAGACGAGTCCGACGACTACCGGGCGCGCGTGGAGGCCGCCGACCTTCCCGAGCACGTCCGCGAGGCCGCGCTCAAGGAGGTCGACAAGCTGGAGCGCTCCTCCGACCAGAGCCCCGAGGGCTCCTGGATCAGGACCTGGCTGGACACCGTCCTCGAACTGCCGTGGACCGAGCGGACCGAGGACGCCTACGACATCAGGGGCGCCCAGGAGATCCTGGACGCCGAGCACGCCGGTCTCCAGGACGTGAAGGAGCGCATCACCGAGTACCTCGCGGTGCGCAAGCGGCGTGCCGACCGGGGGCTGGGCGTCGTCGGCGGGCGTCGCGGCGGCGCGGTGCTGGCCCTGGTGGGGCCGCCCGGCGTCGGCAAGACCTCGCTCGGTGAGTCCGTGGCGCACGCCATGGGCCGCAAGTTCGTCCGCGTCGCGCTCGGCGGTGTCCGGGACGAGGCGGAGATCCGCGGCCACCGGCGTACGTACGTCGGAGCGCTGCCCGGACGCATCGTCCGCGCCATCAAGGAGGCCGGTTCGATGAACCCGGTCGTCCTGCTCGACGAGATCGACAAGGTCGGCTCCGACTTCCGGGGCGACCCGGCCGCCGCCCTCCTCGAAGTGCTCGACCCGGCGCAGAACCACACCTTCCGCGACCACTACCTGGAGGTCGAGCTCGACCTCAGCGACGTCGTCTTCCTGGCCACCGCCAACGTCCTGGAAGCCATCCCGGAGGCGCTGCTCGACCGGATGGAGCTGGTCAGGCTCGACGGCTACACCGAGGACGAGAAGGTCGTCATCGCCCGCGACCACCTGCTCCCGCGCCAGCTGGAGCGGGCCGGTCTGGAGAAGGACGAGGTCACCCTCGACGAGTCGGCGCTGCGCAAGCTGGCCGGCGAGTACACCAGGGAGGCCGGCGTACGGAACCTGGAGCGGGCCGTCGCCCGGCTGCTGCGCAAGGTCGCGGCCCAGCACGAACTGGGCGACCGCGCGCTGCCGTTCACGGTGACCGAGGACGACCTGCGCGGTCTCATCGGCCGTCCGCACCACGTCCCCGAGTCCGCCCAGGACCCGGCCGAGCGCCGGACCGCCGTGCCGGGTGTGGCCACCGGACTCGCGGTGACCGGGGCCGGCGGTGACGTCCTGTTCGTGGAGGCCTCGCTGGCCGACCCGGAGACCGGGGCGTCCGGACTGACCCTCACCGGCCAGCTCGGCGACGTCATGAAGGAGTCCGCGCAGATCGCGCTGAGCTTCCTGCGGTCGCACGGCGCGGAACTGGAACTGCCGGTCGCGGACCTGAAGGACCGCGGCGCGCACATCCACTTCCCGGCGGGCGCGGTGCCCAAGGACGGGCCGAGCGCCGGTATCACCATGACGACGGCACTGGCCTCGCTGCTCTCCGGGCGGCTGGTCCGCACCGATGTGGCGATGACCGGCGAGGTCTCGCTGACCGGCCGGGTGCTGCCGATCGGCGGGCTGAAGCAGAAGCTGCTGGCCGCGCACCGCGCGGGCATCACCACCGTGGTGATCCCCAAGCGGAACGAGGCCGACCTGGACGACGTCCCGGCCGAGGTGCTGGAGACCCTGGAGGTCCACCCGGTCACCGACGTCCGCCAGGTGCTGGAGATCGCTCTCGCCCCGGCCGAGGCCCCGGCGGAGCGGAGGATCCCGGCCGCGGCGTAG